Within Massilia endophytica, the genomic segment ACGGGATACCAGATCGCGTAGGTGCCGGTGGGGAAGCGCTTGAGCGAGTCCGCCAGCATGTCGACCACCTTCTTGTAATCCTGCTTGTCCTCATAAGGCGGGTCGCACAGCACGAGGGCGCGGCGCGACGGCGGCGGCAGCAGCGCCTTCACGCCCAGGAAGCCGTCGGCCTTGTTGACGATGACGCGCTTGCCGCGCGCGGCGGGACGGCGGCCCTGGGCCGCTTCATGCTGTTCCAGCTTGCGGAAGTTCTCGTCCAGGATCTTGGCGTCGGCCGGGTGCAGCTCGAAGAGGCGGATGCGGTCCTGCTCGCGCGCCACCTGCTCGGCGACATACGGCGAGCCGGGGTAGTAGCGCATCTTCCCGCTCGGGTTCATGGCGCGCACGAGGTTCACATACTCGGCCAGGGCGGGCGGCAGGTCTCCGCGCTCCCACAGGGGGCCGATGCCGGTTTCGAATTCCGCGTTCTTGGTGGCCTGGGCGCTGTCCAGGGCATACACCCCTGCGCCGGAGTGGGTGTCGATATAGGTGTAGGCGACGTCCTTCTGGTTCAGGTATTGCAGCACCTGCATCTGGACGAAGTGCTTGAGGACGTCGGCGTGATTGCCGGCATGGAAGGCGTGGCGGTAACTGAACATGGATGCGGATTATTCTTGGGCGATCCGCCATTATCCCATATCGACCTGGATCAAAGGCGAGCCCGGCAGCAGGCATACCATGGAGCATCCGTGCGCAATTGGGCGTGCGGCATGTTCAATGGAGGACACCATGGCATTCAACAACGTCGGTCCCCTGACCTTCCTGGCTCCAGGGCAGTCGGCCTTCTGGTTCTACAGCTATGGCGGCGACCATGGCACCCAGTTCGCTTCGGCGGACATCAAGACGCCCAACCTGGGCGCGGTGCACCTGGCCGACCAGCAGCGCAAGCAGAAGCTGAACGACGGCACCACCAACTACTTTGTCGCCATCCACAACCTGGGCACGGGCGGCTGCTTCCACAACCTGCAAGGCGGAGGTATGAAATGAAGATGACCATTGTGACGGACCGCGCCGGCAACA encodes:
- a CDS encoding 23S rRNA (adenine(2030)-N(6))-methyltransferase RlmJ codes for the protein MFSYRHAFHAGNHADVLKHFVQMQVLQYLNQKDVAYTYIDTHSGAGVYALDSAQATKNAEFETGIGPLWERGDLPPALAEYVNLVRAMNPSGKMRYYPGSPYVAEQVAREQDRIRLFELHPADAKILDENFRKLEQHEAAQGRRPAARGKRVIVNKADGFLGVKALLPPPSRRALVLCDPPYEDKQDYKKVVDMLADSLKRFPTGTYAIWYPVLQRIEARNFAEKLKRLPAASWLNVTLTVSTPGPDGFGLHSSGMFLLNPPYTLEPTLKQVMPWLVKALARDNGAKFTLESGEAATSSGKGGSKP